A region of Mycolicibacterium brumae DNA encodes the following proteins:
- the nirB gene encoding nitrite reductase large subunit NirB: MSRQQTAVVVGHGMVGHRFVEALRARDGEGAWRIVVFGEESDAAYDRVGLSSYVGVWDRSQLALPGNDYAGDPLVQLRLGETVTAIDTAARLVRTPTGEQRYDALVLATGSYAFVPPVDGSDARGCHVYRTLDDLDAIRADAEAALARDPNAVGMVVGGGLLGLEAANALRSLGLRPHVVERNPRLMPQQVDTGGGEHLARMITELGIDVTLSSGTAAITRNAEDTALQVTLADESVVEVAVVVFAAGVRPRDELAAAAGLELAERGGVLTDLRCVTSDPAVFAIGEVAAIEGRCYGLVGPGYSTAEVVADRLLGGDASFGGADLSTKLKLLGVDVASFGDAMGLTPGALDVVVSDPIGGTYAKLVLSDDAQTLLGGILVGDASQYGVLRPLVGSSLPGDPVSLIAPAGTGGGAAIGVGALPAEAQICSCNDVTKATLCSAIADGSCTVAELKGCTGAGTSCGSCVPLLSQLLEAEGVTVSKALCEHFSQSRAELFELIQASGLRTFSALIARFGSGTGCDICKPTVASILASTSSDHILDGEQASLQDSNDHFLANIQRNGTYSVVPRMPGGDVTAEQLIVIGEIARDFGLYTKITGGQRIDMFGATVDQLPLIWRRLVDAGMESGQAYGKSLRTVKSCVGTDWCRYGQQDSVQMAIDLELRYRGLRSPHKIKMGVSGCARECAEARSKDVGVIATESGWNLYVGGNGGMTPRHAQLLASDLDGQTLVRYVDRFLMYYIRTADRLQRTASWVECLDGGMDRLREVIVDDALGLNADFEEAVARHVDGYACEWKGVLEDPDKLARFVSFVNAPGAPDPTVSFGEKNGRKVPVLIGSPTLAVRKG; encoded by the coding sequence ATGAGCAGGCAGCAGACCGCGGTGGTGGTCGGACACGGCATGGTGGGACACCGATTCGTCGAAGCGCTGCGCGCCCGCGACGGCGAGGGCGCCTGGCGGATCGTGGTGTTCGGTGAGGAATCCGACGCCGCCTACGACCGGGTCGGGTTGTCGTCCTACGTCGGGGTCTGGGACCGCAGTCAGCTGGCGTTGCCCGGCAACGACTACGCCGGCGACCCGCTGGTGCAGTTGCGGCTCGGCGAAACCGTCACCGCCATCGACACCGCCGCCCGGCTGGTGCGGACGCCAACGGGGGAGCAGCGCTACGACGCCCTGGTGCTGGCCACCGGCTCCTACGCCTTCGTGCCGCCGGTCGACGGCAGCGACGCCCGCGGCTGCCACGTCTACCGCACCCTCGACGACCTGGACGCGATCCGCGCCGACGCCGAAGCCGCGCTGGCCCGGGACCCGAACGCCGTCGGCATGGTGGTCGGCGGTGGCCTGCTCGGACTGGAGGCGGCGAACGCGCTGCGCAGCCTCGGCCTGCGCCCGCACGTGGTGGAGCGCAACCCGCGGCTGATGCCCCAGCAGGTGGACACCGGCGGCGGGGAGCACCTGGCCCGGATGATCACCGAACTCGGCATCGACGTCACGTTGTCCTCGGGGACCGCGGCGATCACCCGCAATGCCGAGGACACCGCGCTGCAGGTCACCCTGGCCGACGAATCGGTCGTTGAGGTGGCGGTGGTGGTATTCGCCGCTGGTGTCCGCCCGCGCGACGAACTCGCCGCCGCGGCCGGCCTGGAGCTGGCCGAACGCGGCGGCGTGCTGACCGACCTCCGCTGTGTGACAAGCGATCCGGCGGTCTTCGCGATCGGCGAGGTGGCCGCGATCGAAGGCCGCTGCTACGGCCTGGTCGGCCCCGGCTACAGCACCGCCGAGGTGGTCGCCGACCGGTTGCTGGGCGGCGACGCGTCCTTCGGCGGCGCGGACCTGTCCACCAAACTCAAACTGCTCGGGGTCGACGTCGCCAGCTTCGGCGACGCGATGGGCCTGACCCCCGGGGCGCTGGACGTGGTGGTCTCCGACCCGATCGGCGGAACCTACGCCAAGCTGGTGCTCTCTGACGACGCGCAGACATTGCTCGGCGGCATCCTGGTGGGCGACGCCTCGCAGTACGGAGTGCTGCGCCCACTGGTCGGCTCGTCACTGCCCGGCGACCCGGTCTCGCTGATCGCACCCGCCGGCACGGGTGGCGGCGCCGCGATCGGGGTCGGCGCACTGCCCGCCGAGGCACAGATCTGCTCCTGCAACGACGTCACCAAGGCCACGCTGTGCTCGGCCATCGCCGACGGCTCCTGCACGGTCGCCGAGCTGAAGGGCTGCACCGGCGCGGGCACCTCCTGCGGATCGTGCGTGCCGTTGCTGTCGCAATTGCTCGAAGCCGAAGGCGTCACCGTCTCGAAAGCCTTGTGCGAGCACTTCTCCCAGTCCCGCGCCGAGCTGTTCGAACTGATCCAGGCCAGCGGGCTGCGGACCTTCTCCGCGTTGATCGCCCGGTTCGGGTCCGGCACCGGCTGTGACATCTGCAAGCCCACCGTCGCCTCCATCCTGGCGTCCACCAGCTCCGATCACATCCTCGACGGTGAGCAGGCCTCGCTGCAGGACTCCAATGACCATTTCCTGGCCAATATCCAGCGCAACGGCACCTACTCGGTGGTGCCGCGGATGCCCGGCGGGGATGTCACCGCCGAGCAACTGATCGTGATCGGCGAGATCGCCCGCGATTTCGGGCTGTACACCAAGATCACCGGCGGCCAGCGCATCGACATGTTCGGGGCCACCGTCGACCAACTGCCGCTGATCTGGCGGCGGCTGGTGGACGCCGGCATGGAATCCGGTCAGGCGTACGGGAAGTCGCTGCGAACCGTGAAGAGCTGCGTCGGCACCGACTGGTGCCGCTACGGCCAGCAGGACTCGGTGCAGATGGCGATCGACCTGGAACTGCGCTACCGCGGGCTGCGCTCGCCGCACAAGATCAAGATGGGCGTCTCCGGCTGCGCCCGGGAATGCGCGGAGGCGCGCAGCAAGGACGTCGGCGTCATCGCCACCGAATCCGGCTGGAACCTCTACGTCGGCGGCAACGGCGGTATGACGCCGCGGCACGCCCAACTGCTGGCTTCCGACCTCGACGGCCAGACGCTGGTGCGGTATGTCGACCGCTTCCTGATGTACTACATCCGCACCGCGGATCGGTTGCAGCGCACCGCATCCTGGGTGGAGTGCCTCGACGGCGGGATGGACCGGCTGCGCGAGGTCATCGTCGATGACGCGCTGGGCCTCAACGCCGATTTCGAAGAGGCGGTGGCCCGGCACGTCGACGGCTACGCCTGCGAATGGAAGGGCGTGCTGGAGGATCCGGACAAGCTGGCCCGGTTCGTCTCCTTCGTCAACGCACCCGGGGCGCCGGATCCGACGGTGTCCTTCGGGGAGAAGAACGGCCGCAAGGTGCCGGTGCTGATCGGCAGTCCCACGCTCGCAGTCAGGAAGGGCTGA
- the nirD gene encoding nitrite reductase small subunit NirD: MTVAFDLHRWTRDWTPACPLERLEPLRGVAVLLPDGAQAALFRLADGRIKAIGNIDPIGRAAVLSRGIVGDRGGFPVVISPLKKQAFSLLDGRCLDVDGVYVPVYATRITLDGTIFVANTPDVRFGYRTRSA; encoded by the coding sequence ATGACCGTCGCATTCGATCTGCATCGCTGGACCCGGGACTGGACGCCGGCCTGCCCGCTGGAGCGCCTCGAGCCGCTACGCGGAGTGGCGGTGCTGCTGCCCGACGGCGCCCAGGCCGCGCTGTTCCGGCTGGCCGACGGCCGGATCAAGGCGATTGGCAATATCGACCCTATCGGCCGGGCGGCGGTGCTGTCCCGCGGCATCGTCGGGGACCGGGGTGGATTCCCCGTCGTCATCTCGCCGCTGAAAAAGCAGGCGTTCTCACTGCTGGACGGCCGCTGCCTGGACGTCGACGGGGTCTATGTGCCGGTGTACGCCACCCGGATCACCCTGGACGGAACGATTTTCGTGGCCAACACTCCGGACGTGCGGTTCGGCTACCGGACCCGCAGCGCCTGA
- a CDS encoding sirohydrochlorin chelatase — protein MGTLLVAHGTANPHGVAMIGDLAGKMAARLGEPVRTAFVDVLGPSPTEVLAAVADEPTVVVPAFLSAGYHVRTDLPALIAASGHRNVTVTDSLGPSPDLTRALLGRLIEAGWRHGDAVVMAVAGTRDRYAQSQLRATAATLSALVGRRVDIGFAAPSQDGNGYPLVAEVVARRRAESGGRVVIASYLLAEGLFQQRLRESGADAVAEPLGLHPAVVRLACARRERTWFERQPRRHNKFQQFSNGLTVA, from the coding sequence ATGGGCACGCTGCTGGTGGCGCACGGCACCGCCAACCCGCACGGGGTGGCGATGATCGGCGACCTCGCGGGCAAGATGGCCGCGCGGTTGGGCGAACCGGTGCGGACCGCGTTCGTCGACGTGTTGGGCCCCAGTCCCACCGAGGTGCTGGCGGCGGTCGCCGACGAGCCGACGGTGGTGGTTCCGGCTTTCCTGTCCGCCGGGTATCACGTCCGCACCGACCTGCCGGCGTTGATCGCCGCCTCCGGGCATCGCAATGTCACCGTCACCGATTCGCTGGGCCCCTCCCCGGATTTGACCCGCGCGCTGCTCGGGCGGCTCATCGAAGCCGGCTGGCGGCACGGCGACGCCGTGGTGATGGCGGTTGCCGGCACCCGGGACCGGTACGCGCAAAGCCAGCTGCGGGCCACCGCGGCGACGCTGTCGGCGCTGGTGGGCCGGCGGGTGGACATCGGCTTCGCCGCGCCCAGCCAGGATGGAAACGGCTACCCGCTGGTGGCCGAGGTCGTCGCCCGACGCCGGGCCGAGAGCGGCGGGCGGGTGGTGATCGCGTCGTATCTGCTGGCCGAGGGGTTGTTCCAGCAGCGGCTGCGGGAATCCGGCGCGGATGCCGTCGCCGAACCGCTGGGCCTGCACCCGGCGGTCGTCCGGCTGGCCTGCGCCCGGCGCGAACGGACCTGGTTCGAGCGGCAGCCTCGGCGCCACAACAAGTTTCAGCAATTCTCCAACGGGCTAACGGTGGCGTAA
- a CDS encoding uroporphyrinogen-III synthase, with amino-acid sequence MTAAEPLIGFTVAITAARRADELATLLIRRGASVVSAPAIAMIPLVDDARLREATESVIANPPDVLIATTGIGFRGWVEAAEAWGLAGPLLAALAGARVLSRGPKPTGALRAAGLREEWSPASESSPELLEHLRGDDLGGVRVAVQLHGAPEAWDPNPGFVDGLTALGAQVLEVPVYRWEQPADTTGLDSVIEAIALSQVDAVTFTSAPAVASTLLRARELRLFDGVRAALAGPVIPFCVGPVTAGPLQRIGIEPVTPERMRLGALARCVEQQLPELRPDLPVAGHTLGVRAARAVVDGEPRELTPTSLLLLRLLARAPGTVVSREEMLAALGGEDPHAVEAAIARLRTSLGHKEIVATVVKRGYRLALDEAA; translated from the coding sequence ATGACCGCGGCGGAACCGCTGATCGGTTTCACCGTGGCTATCACCGCCGCGCGCCGCGCCGACGAACTCGCCACCCTGTTGATCAGGCGTGGCGCGTCCGTCGTGTCCGCTCCGGCCATCGCGATGATCCCGCTGGTTGATGACGCCCGGTTGCGCGAGGCCACCGAATCGGTGATCGCCAACCCGCCCGACGTGCTGATCGCCACCACCGGCATCGGGTTCCGCGGCTGGGTCGAGGCCGCCGAGGCGTGGGGCCTGGCCGGACCGCTGCTGGCCGCCCTCGCCGGCGCCCGGGTGCTTTCCCGCGGCCCCAAGCCCACCGGCGCGTTGCGCGCGGCGGGTCTGCGCGAGGAATGGTCCCCGGCCTCGGAGTCGTCTCCGGAACTGCTGGAGCACCTGCGCGGCGACGACCTGGGCGGTGTCCGGGTGGCCGTGCAGCTGCACGGCGCGCCGGAGGCCTGGGACCCCAACCCCGGTTTCGTCGACGGTCTGACCGCCCTGGGCGCGCAGGTGCTGGAAGTGCCGGTGTACCGCTGGGAGCAGCCCGCCGACACCACCGGCCTGGACTCCGTGATCGAGGCGATCGCGTTGTCGCAGGTCGACGCGGTGACGTTCACCTCAGCGCCCGCGGTCGCCTCGACGCTGCTGCGGGCGCGGGAGCTGCGCCTGTTCGACGGGGTCCGCGCCGCGCTGGCCGGACCGGTGATCCCGTTCTGCGTCGGGCCGGTCACCGCGGGCCCACTACAGCGCATCGGCATCGAACCCGTCACCCCTGAACGGATGCGCCTGGGCGCGCTGGCCCGCTGCGTGGAGCAGCAGCTGCCGGAGCTGCGGCCGGACCTCCCGGTCGCCGGCCACACCCTCGGGGTACGCGCGGCGCGAGCAGTTGTCGACGGCGAACCCCGCGAACTGACCCCGACGTCACTGCTGTTGCTGCGGTTGCTGGCCCGCGCCCCCGGCACCGTCGTCAGCCGCGAGGAGATGCTCGCCGCACTCGGCGGCGAGGACCCACACGCGGTGGAGGCCGCGATCGCCCGGTTGCGAACCAGTTTGGGCCACAAGGAAATTGTGGCCACGGTCGTCAAACGCGGCTACCGGCTGGCTCTGGATGAGGCGGCCTGA
- a CDS encoding nitrate/nitrite transporter encodes MRRSHTITDWDPENLDQWRGGGEKVAKRNLLWSVVAEHVGFSVWSLWSVMVLFMPESVYGITAADKFLIAATATLVGSCLRLPYTLATARFGGRNWTVFSAFVLAVPVIATIVILANPGQPLWVYLLCAALTGFGGGNFASSMTNINAFFPQRLKGWALGLNAGGGNIGVPAVQLVGLLVIAVAGDQQPYWVCAVYLVLLAVAGIGAALFMDNLDIPTVDVAAMRAAAKHRQTWIIALLYIGTFGSFIGFSFAFGQVMATSYRAAGQSPAEASLHAAQIAFLGPLLGSLARVYGGKLADRFGGGRVTMLVFAGMVVGAGVLIGADLSTSGGAPSGAVLIGYFTGFILLFLLSGLGNGSVYKMIPSIFEAEARGMDTDEATRVHYSRAMSGAVIGIAGAIGGLGGVGINLVLRTSYQATGAATVAFCVFGTAYVLAAALTWWMYVRVPGGPSTVSTPRARRDTLVGVTSANRVPALGNG; translated from the coding sequence GTGAGGCGTTCACACACCATCACCGATTGGGATCCGGAGAACCTCGATCAGTGGCGCGGCGGCGGGGAGAAGGTCGCCAAGCGAAACCTGCTGTGGTCGGTCGTCGCTGAGCACGTCGGGTTCTCGGTGTGGTCACTGTGGTCGGTGATGGTGTTGTTCATGCCGGAGTCGGTCTACGGAATCACCGCCGCGGACAAGTTCCTGATCGCTGCGACAGCCACCCTGGTGGGCTCCTGTCTGCGGCTGCCCTACACCCTGGCCACCGCGCGGTTCGGTGGCCGCAACTGGACGGTCTTCTCCGCGTTCGTGCTGGCCGTCCCGGTCATCGCGACCATCGTCATCCTGGCCAATCCGGGCCAACCGTTGTGGGTCTACCTGCTGTGCGCGGCCCTGACCGGTTTCGGCGGCGGCAACTTCGCCTCGTCGATGACCAACATCAACGCTTTCTTCCCACAGCGCCTCAAGGGCTGGGCCCTGGGGCTCAATGCCGGCGGCGGGAACATCGGGGTTCCGGCCGTACAGCTGGTGGGGCTGCTGGTGATCGCCGTTGCCGGCGACCAGCAGCCCTACTGGGTGTGCGCGGTGTACCTGGTGCTGCTGGCTGTCGCCGGGATCGGGGCCGCGCTGTTCATGGACAACCTCGACATTCCGACCGTGGACGTCGCGGCCATGCGGGCGGCCGCCAAGCACCGGCAGACCTGGATCATCGCGCTGCTCTACATCGGCACGTTCGGGTCCTTCATCGGATTCTCCTTCGCGTTCGGCCAGGTGATGGCCACCAGCTACCGGGCCGCCGGACAGAGCCCGGCCGAGGCGTCTCTGCACGCCGCACAGATCGCCTTCCTGGGCCCGCTGCTCGGGTCGCTGGCCCGGGTCTACGGCGGCAAGCTCGCCGACCGCTTCGGTGGCGGCCGGGTGACGATGCTGGTGTTCGCCGGCATGGTCGTCGGCGCCGGGGTGCTGATCGGGGCCGACCTGTCCACCAGCGGTGGAGCGCCCTCCGGCGCCGTGCTGATCGGCTACTTCACCGGCTTCATTCTGTTGTTCCTGCTCAGCGGCCTGGGCAACGGCTCGGTGTACAAGATGATCCCGTCGATCTTCGAGGCCGAAGCCCGCGGCATGGACACCGACGAGGCCACCCGGGTGCATTACTCGCGGGCCATGTCCGGGGCGGTGATCGGCATCGCCGGCGCCATCGGCGGGCTCGGCGGCGTGGGAATCAACCTGGTGCTGCGCACGTCGTATCAGGCCACCGGCGCCGCCACTGTCGCGTTCTGCGTGTTCGGCACGGCGTATGTGCTGGCCGCGGCACTGACCTGGTGGATGTATGTGCGGGTTCCCGGCGGGCCGTCCACCGTTTCGACACCGCGGGCTCGGCGTGACACGCTTGTGGGCGTGACCTCAGCCAATCGCGTGCCAGCCCTCGGCAACGGATGA
- a CDS encoding MarR family winged helix-turn-helix transcriptional regulator: MGRHSVSEASEDELLAFQTATRDLVGLALRSVERANLTIPQYRLLQVLADLGTVSSSRCAKALGVAGSSVTRLADRLHAAGYLVRGDDPDNRSVVTLSLTTTGRRAVRQVTAHRSKELARALRGLDPDERAACVNVLTALHDRLGVGADDDAAHPLPV; encoded by the coding sequence GTGGGACGTCACTCTGTGAGCGAAGCTTCCGAGGATGAGTTGTTGGCGTTTCAGACAGCGACCAGAGACCTTGTCGGCTTGGCCCTGCGCAGCGTCGAACGGGCGAACCTGACCATTCCCCAGTACCGGCTGTTGCAGGTGTTGGCCGACCTCGGCACGGTGAGCTCCAGCCGGTGCGCCAAGGCGCTGGGTGTCGCCGGGTCGTCGGTGACCCGGCTGGCTGACCGGCTGCACGCCGCCGGCTATCTGGTCCGGGGCGACGATCCGGACAATCGCAGCGTGGTGACGTTGAGCTTGACCACCACCGGCCGTCGGGCCGTGCGCCAGGTGACGGCGCACCGGAGCAAAGAACTGGCCAGGGCGCTGCGGGGATTGGATCCGGATGAACGGGCGGCCTGCGTGAATGTGCTGACCGCACTGCACGACCGCCTCGGCGTCGGCGCCGACGACGACGCCGCCCACCCGCTGCCGGTATAG
- a CDS encoding Ldh family oxidoreductase, giving the protein MPEESVTSFEELVARLRRIFVNAGASPQQGAAVARVIASGERDGAKSHSVYRVEVCLKSMRAGTVDATAVPELRDDGSPIIRVLGNRGFSCAAFELALPVLAERARQCGLAALVLNDVGHFSALWYEVESVADRGLAGMAMCPSYSAVAPAGGSRPLLGTNPFAFGWPRPDGPPYVFDFATSVAARGEIELRRRAGDPIPEGWAVDADGAPTTDPDAALAGAMLPFGGHKGSAIATMVELLAGALIGDMSSREVLDDLGGTSLVPVHGELILAFDPARFAAGRDADPARQGEALFEAITGQGARLPSMRRYAARERAATQGITLTAEEQAQLNRFEEHGLDALS; this is encoded by the coding sequence ATGCCTGAGGAGTCGGTGACGTCGTTCGAGGAGCTTGTCGCCCGGCTGCGGCGGATCTTCGTCAACGCCGGAGCGTCGCCGCAGCAGGGGGCCGCGGTTGCCCGGGTGATCGCCTCCGGCGAGCGGGACGGCGCGAAGTCCCACAGCGTCTACCGCGTCGAGGTCTGCCTGAAGTCGATGCGCGCCGGCACCGTCGACGCCACCGCCGTGCCTGAGCTCCGCGACGACGGCTCGCCCATCATTCGGGTGCTGGGGAACCGGGGATTCTCTTGTGCCGCTTTCGAATTGGCGCTTCCGGTGCTGGCCGAGCGGGCGCGCCAATGCGGACTGGCCGCGCTGGTGCTCAACGACGTCGGGCATTTCTCCGCGCTCTGGTACGAGGTGGAGTCGGTCGCGGACCGGGGTCTCGCCGGGATGGCCATGTGTCCCAGCTATTCGGCGGTGGCGCCGGCTGGTGGCAGCCGCCCGCTGCTGGGCACCAACCCGTTCGCCTTCGGTTGGCCGCGGCCGGACGGGCCACCGTATGTCTTCGACTTCGCCACCAGTGTGGCCGCGCGCGGGGAGATCGAACTGCGCCGCCGAGCCGGCGACCCGATCCCGGAAGGCTGGGCGGTGGACGCCGACGGCGCCCCGACCACCGATCCGGACGCGGCGCTGGCCGGCGCCATGCTTCCGTTCGGCGGCCATAAGGGGTCGGCGATTGCGACCATGGTCGAATTGCTCGCCGGCGCCCTGATCGGGGACATGTCCAGCCGCGAGGTGCTCGACGACCTCGGTGGCACCTCGCTGGTTCCGGTGCACGGCGAGTTGATCCTGGCGTTCGACCCGGCGCGGTTCGCCGCGGGCCGCGACGCCGACCCGGCGCGGCAGGGCGAGGCGCTGTTCGAGGCGATCACCGGCCAGGGCGCCCGGCTGCCGTCGATGCGCCGATATGCCGCGCGGGAGCGGGCCGCGACTCAGGGGATCACGCTGACCGCCGAGGAACAGGCCCAACTGAACCGGTTCGAAGAGCACGGACTCGACGCGCTGTCCTGA
- a CDS encoding DUF1761 domain-containing protein gives MNINWLAVAAATAVGMVIACFWYGKAFLGVWRELTGVTEADSKRAGKTPMVVLLVCVTGTAIALTAACDVTSTALGHNSIWLNVGVGLVTGLGFSLSTLLQHNAFEQKPTRLTVINSAYQLVLFGGMALTIGLLG, from the coding sequence ATGAACATCAACTGGTTGGCCGTCGCGGCTGCCACCGCGGTCGGGATGGTGATCGCCTGCTTCTGGTACGGCAAGGCGTTCCTCGGTGTGTGGCGCGAACTCACCGGCGTCACCGAGGCGGATTCGAAGCGGGCCGGCAAGACCCCGATGGTGGTTCTACTGGTGTGCGTCACGGGCACCGCGATCGCCCTGACGGCCGCCTGCGATGTCACATCCACCGCCCTCGGGCACAACTCGATCTGGCTCAACGTCGGAGTCGGACTCGTCACCGGACTGGGCTTTTCCCTGTCAACACTGTTGCAACACAACGCCTTTGAACAGAAGCCGACACGCCTCACGGTGATCAACAGCGCCTATCAGCTGGTGCTCTTCGGCGGGATGGCGCTGACCATCGGGCTGCTGGGCTAA
- a CDS encoding winged helix-turn-helix transcriptional regulator: MSARSYGQYCGLARALDVIGDRWSLLIVRELLIGPARYGQLQAGLPGIATNLLAQRLRDLEEAGVLQRQLDAEGNGVAYALTPWGRELRTPISGLLSWSKPLMASGPRGDQFRAHWLVLALEALLAQRTARTPATVGVEADGEVFEVCVDSTGVRVERADRRPDTVFRAEPMVVLGAAAGMLTVEQAIAAGELHGAAADFAAVFGTS; encoded by the coding sequence ATGAGCGCGCGGTCCTACGGCCAGTACTGCGGCCTGGCGCGCGCGCTCGACGTGATCGGCGACCGGTGGAGCCTGCTCATCGTGCGTGAACTGCTCATCGGCCCGGCGCGCTACGGGCAACTTCAGGCCGGGCTGCCCGGAATCGCCACGAACCTGTTGGCGCAGCGGCTGCGCGACCTGGAGGAAGCCGGAGTGCTGCAGCGTCAATTGGACGCCGAAGGCAACGGCGTCGCGTATGCGCTCACCCCCTGGGGCCGCGAGCTGCGGACACCCATCAGTGGCTTGCTCAGCTGGAGCAAACCACTGATGGCTTCAGGTCCGCGGGGCGATCAATTCCGAGCACATTGGCTGGTGCTGGCGCTGGAAGCGTTGCTGGCGCAGCGAACAGCTCGCACCCCGGCGACTGTGGGAGTGGAGGCCGACGGCGAGGTCTTCGAGGTGTGCGTCGACAGCACCGGCGTTCGGGTGGAACGGGCCGATCGGCGACCGGACACCGTCTTCCGCGCCGAACCCATGGTGGTGCTCGGCGCGGCCGCCGGGATGCTGACCGTCGAACAGGCCATCGCCGCCGGCGAATTGCACGGCGCCGCCGCGGATTTCGCCGCGGTGTTCGGAACGTCCTGA
- a CDS encoding alpha/beta fold hydrolase, with translation MATTGLERMATAEINRAGGRVRRPAGAEQIDIAYVRPTPSNGTPLVAIPGGPGMGSIVPYRSLRRRAVRDGVDILMMEHRGVGASRKTLSGNDIAMDAVTIGAVVDDLAAVLDHAGIERAVIYGTSYGTYLAQVFGVRHPDRVAAMVLDSPMLSAEGDVAVIRRFLRGLLLDGPSSLATAVRSLLSADLVPIAGLNHVVQVVYEFAGPTAAERLVRARLDGRGKLAWRRIAALGEIEVAGDGRRFIVEPDLVAGIAHGELGLSHNPDGLPFDPVSTYLRDDAPRFQGEPEDLPATLPAFDWPTAVISGDRDLRTPRPVADQVTELIPDAVLVPIADMAHSALDTHPLAALAVARAALDGTLHADGLSARIATLPRKGPSSLLGPLIRAGINLDLAVSGARQRIKAARG, from the coding sequence ATGGCGACGACGGGTCTGGAGCGGATGGCGACGGCGGAGATCAACCGCGCCGGGGGTCGGGTCCGCCGGCCCGCCGGGGCAGAACAGATCGACATCGCCTATGTGCGTCCGACGCCGTCGAACGGCACGCCGCTGGTGGCGATCCCCGGCGGTCCGGGCATGGGGTCGATCGTCCCGTACCGCAGCTTGCGCCGACGCGCCGTTCGGGACGGTGTCGACATCCTGATGATGGAGCACCGCGGCGTCGGCGCTTCCCGAAAAACCTTGTCGGGAAATGACATTGCCATGGACGCGGTGACCATCGGCGCCGTCGTCGACGACCTGGCCGCGGTGCTGGACCACGCCGGGATCGAGCGGGCGGTCATCTACGGCACGTCGTACGGGACGTATCTGGCGCAGGTGTTCGGGGTGAGGCATCCGGATCGGGTGGCCGCTATGGTGTTGGACTCGCCGATGCTCTCCGCCGAGGGCGATGTGGCGGTCATCCGGAGGTTCCTGCGCGGCCTCCTGCTCGACGGTCCGTCATCGCTGGCCACCGCGGTGCGGTCGCTGTTGTCCGCCGACCTCGTTCCGATCGCCGGACTCAACCATGTGGTGCAGGTGGTGTACGAGTTCGCCGGACCGACGGCCGCGGAGCGGCTGGTGCGGGCACGGCTGGATGGCCGCGGCAAGCTCGCATGGCGACGGATCGCCGCGCTCGGCGAGATCGAAGTGGCCGGCGATGGTCGGCGGTTCATCGTCGAACCCGACCTGGTGGCCGGGATCGCCCACGGCGAACTGGGGCTGTCCCACAATCCCGACGGGTTGCCGTTCGATCCGGTGAGCACGTATCTGCGCGACGACGCCCCGCGGTTTCAGGGGGAACCGGAAGATCTGCCGGCGACGCTGCCCGCATTCGATTGGCCCACCGCCGTCATCTCCGGTGATCGCGACCTGCGGACACCGCGCCCGGTCGCCGACCAGGTCACCGAACTCATCCCCGACGCGGTCCTCGTGCCCATCGCCGATATGGCCCACAGCGCGCTCGACACCCATCCGCTGGCGGCACTGGCGGTCGCCCGTGCCGCACTCGACGGCACGCTGCACGCCGACGGGCTGTCGGCGCGGATCGCAACGCTCCCGCGGAAGGGCCCGTCAAGCCTGCTCGGGCCGCTGATCCGGGCCGGAATCAACCTCGACCTCGCGGTGAGCGGCGCGAGGCAGCGGATCAAGGCGGCGCGAGGCTGA